A genomic segment from Dermacentor silvarum isolate Dsil-2018 chromosome 11, BIME_Dsil_1.4, whole genome shotgun sequence encodes:
- the LOC119433810 gene encoding transcriptional adapter 3, whose protein sequence is MKGKGKGSEECPLQFPDVSPVDHVQECPRYTAIAQGDATLSLEDLEPLQLELETLLVSVCERRRRLAHETQLLLSWQEKKIPVTGSGTPSAPGKRSRVSPDGKPSKKFRDGGKVFTGGRPPRKQVASSSSTLATGVTTEEGPSVARNDAPNRFWASLEPYCGQVTAEDVRALEELMRAREEEASEYLKVPALGRHYAQRWAQEDLQEEQTQGARATGGGAQGARSPQQTKGSLNCDTPSSGGNNSKGGSGGEPLGSLTQRLVSCLLEENLLCPPLEENQLGPPLGPNPGLAQQLERRVRRELREHGLLTETDNPDDQVMTELRRCQTELRSISNRNGAQLNALLRRARESLAQQEFNRRLRVADHELLEAWRRLAQARQRKKTPSKKDRDMASKALRDRQALLKQRPSSVPR, encoded by the exons ATGAAGGGCAAAGGCAAAGGTTCCGAGGAGTGTCCGTTGCAGTTTCCAGACGTGAGTCCGGTGGACCACGTTCAGGAATGCCCCCGGTACACGGCAATCGCGCAAGGAGACGCTACGCTCTCTCTCGAGGACTTGGAGCCGTTGCAGCTCGAGCTCGAGACGCTTCTGGTGTCGGTGTGCGAGAGGCGCCGGCGGTTGGCGCACGAGACGCAGCTGCTACTTTCGTGGCAAGAGAAAAAGATTCCCGTCACCGGTAGTGGCACACCGTCGGCACCGGGAAAACGTAGTCGAGTATCGCCTGATGGCAAGCCGTCGAAGAAGTTCAGGGACGGTGGAAAG GTTTTCACGGGTGGGCGGCCACCACGCAAGCAGGTAGCATCAAGCTCATCTACATTGGCCACTGGTGTCACCACTGAAGAAGGGCCGTCAGTTGCACGTAATGATGCGCCAAACCGTTTTTGGGCTTCTCTGGAACCTTACTGCGGTCAA GTGACAGCTGAGGACGTACGTGCCTTGGAAGAGCTGATGCGTGCCCGTGAGGAAGAAGCCTCGGAGTACCTGAAGGTGCCAGCCCTTGGCCGTCACTATGCCCAGCGGTGGGCGCAGGAGGACCTTCAGGAGGAACAAACGCAGGGGGCACGAGCCACAGGTGGTGGAGCCCAGGGAGCAAG GTCGCCACAGCAGACGAAGGGCAGCCTCAACTGCGACACGCCATCATCGGGCGGCAACAACAGCAAGGGAGGCAGTGGTGGGGAGCCCCTGGGAAGCCTGACACAACGGCTTGTCTCTTGCCTGCTGGAGGAGAACCTCTTGTGCCCTCCCCTGGAGGAAAACCAGCTGGGTCCCCCACTTGGTCCGAACCCTGGCCTCGCTCAGCAGCTGGAGCGACGTGTGCGACGAGAGCTTCGCGAGCATGGCCTCCTGACCGAGACTGACAACCCAGATGACCAG GTCATGACAGAACTACGGAGATGCCAAACAGAGCTCCGGAGTATCAGCAATCGAAATGGAGCTCAGCTTAATGCACTTCTGAGGCGTGCCCGTGAGAGCCTGGCACAGCAAGAATTCAACCGGCGCTTACGGGTGGCGGACCATGAGCTTCTTGAAGCCTGGCGACGGTTGGCTCAGGCACGACAGCGCAAGAAGACCCCGTCCAAGAAGGACCGCGACATGGCTTCAAAGGCGCTACGTGATCGCCAAGCCCTTCTCAAGCAGCGACCTTCATCGGTGCCGCGATAA